A single genomic interval of Gouania willdenowi unplaced genomic scaffold, fGouWil2.1 scaffold_91_arrow_ctg1, whole genome shotgun sequence harbors:
- the LOC114461065 gene encoding peptidyl-prolyl cis-trans isomerase FKBP8-like: protein MGQSMRRETNEWLDILGNGRIMKKLLEAERGRYTRPQPGHIVKIHLIKRLLNGTLVNKVLSFTVGNGEVNQELDVAVRFMEKREKALFKVRSKVEFEITLLEATEAPDMKLLPPTEKIDLATCKREQGNVLHQHRDLKPRKNTIRNEVSTMMKKDSEDNEKMWENLSSTHKHQAKSAWGLVMDDVADSGVGWAEADRKFPWRPPISPCSCLWKVVTRGTKRGASPELV from the exons ATGGGTCAGTCCATGAGGAGAGAAACTAATGAGTGGTTAGATATCCTTGGAAATGGTAGGATAATGAAAAAGTTGCTGGAGGCTGAAAGAGGAAGATACACTAGGCCACAACCTGGACATATTGTGAAGATTCATCTAATAAAACGTCTGTTGAATGGGACGCTGGTCAACAAGGTGTTGTCGTTCACTGTGGGTAACGGGGAAGTGAACCAGGAACTGGATGTAGCGGTGCGATTCatggaaaagagagagaaggcgCTCTTCAAGGTTCGGTCAAAGGTTGAGTTTGAAATTACGCTCCTGGAAGCTACTGAAGCTCCAGACATGAAGCTGCTGCCCCCCACTGAGAAGATTGATCTGGCCACCTGCAAGAGGGAGCAAGGCAATGTCCTTCATCAGCACAGAGACCTGAAGCCACGCAAGAACACGATCCGCAATGAGGTCTCCACGATGATGAAGAAGGACAGTGAGGACAATGAGAAGATGTGGGAGAACctgtccagcacccacaaacatcaggccaagtCAGCATGGG GGCTGGTCATGGATGACGTTGCTGACAGCGGGGTTGGATGGGCGGAAGC TGACCGGAAGTTCCCATGGAGACCCCCGATTAGCCCGTGCAGTTGTCTGTGGAAGGTGGTCACCAGAGGCACCAAGAGAGGGGCGTCGCCAGAGTTGGTCTGA